The Cognaticolwellia beringensis genome segment CAAACTCAAATTGAAATTGCACAGCGAGTTGACCGAGTTTATGACTTTGCTTTACCGCCTTTAGTGTTACACAGCATTTTTACTAAAGACTTTAGCGCGCTAACAAAGTGGTTAAATATTTCACCCAAAAATTGTATTACCGTGTTAGATACACACGATGGCATTGGTATCATTGATGTGGGCCCTATGAATGGTAAACCGGGCTTACTCAGTAATGATGAAATTGATAATCTCGTGAAAACTATTCATGTAAACAGCGCTGGTGAAAGCCAAAAAGCAACAGGAGCCGCCGCGAGTAATGTCGATTTATATCAAGTAAATTGTACTTATTACGATGCACTTGGCCAAAGTGATTTTGACTATTTAGTTGCCCGAGCTATTCAGTTTTTTGCACCAGGAACCCCGCAGGTATATTACGCAGGTTTGTTGGCGGAGAAAAATGCCATGGAATTATTATCTAAATCGAATGTTGGTAGGGATATTAATCGTCCGTACCTTGATAGTGCCGGTATTGAAGCAGCACTAAAGAAACCGTTTACCAAAGCGATGATCGAACTTATTCAATTACGTAATAATTGTACAGCTTTTAATGGTGAGTTTTCGATTGTCAGTGAAAAATCCACATTGAAAATGTCGTGGAAAAACAAGCAGCAGAGCATCAGGCTAATGGTTGATTTAGTCGAAAATATCGCACATATTGAAATAAATGAAGATAATAGTTCTCGTATTATCAGTTTAAATAACCTGTTAAATTTGTCTTAAGTAATGATGTATTACATATCATGCTAAATAGATATTAATACAGCGTTTTTTATATCGTAAAATCAGTAGTATAATAACCAGCAACTCTATAGTTGCTGGTTTTATATTAAAATAACGGTAAAAGGTAAACATGACTGACAAGAAAGTTTGGACGCTTAAAAGTGTTGCTAAAGAACTGAGGGTATCAAATGCCACCGTTTCAAATGCATTCAATAGACCTGACCAACTATCCAAAAATAAACGCATTGATATTCTTGAATCGTGCAAAAAATTAGGATATTCAGGTCCAAATAAAGCCGCCCAATCGTTAAGAAAAGGTCAGTCTAATATTGTGGCTTTAGTGCTGCCTGATAGCCTTGAATATATGGTAACAGACCCTGTAGCAAGTGACTTTGTGAAAGGGGTTTCGTCGGTTTTAGAGAAAAGTAAAGTCAACTTACTTTTGTTTTCAGGTATATCAGATAACATTAACTCTGTTGCTGATTTTGTTGATGGCTTTATTTGTTATGGCTCACCTAGAAATCCTGAATTAATAGAACAGTTAAGAGTGACTTCAAAAAAAGTCGTTACTGCCGATTTTGATATAGACCGCAATGCCTCTGTTGGAATAGATAATGAAAAAGCGGCTTATGAGATTGCAAAGCTTGCCATTAAATCAACCGATGATGAAGTTGCCATTTTAGGCTTAAGGCTACTAGAATCAGATCTGACTTGTCGTGTATATGAGTTACCCACATCTAGTAATGCCTTGTGTTCAATTTCTCATCAGCGTTTAAATGGCTATAGACAAGCACTTAAAGATTCGAATGTTAATTTAAGGTCTGATCGTGTTTGGAATCTTCCTAAAAGTAACCATCATTTTGCATTAATTGCGGCTAGGGAAGCGCTAACATCAACCCCTCGTCCTGATGTTTTACTTTGCATGAGTGATATTATTGCCTTGGCGGCAGTTAAAGAAATTCACGCAATGGGTCTTAAGATACCTGAAGATATTAGAGTGGTTGGCTTTGACGGCATTGATGAAGCTTTACGTTCAACCCCATCCATAACTACTGTGCATCAAAATAGTGAAGAAAAAGGCATTAAAGCTGCTGAGCTCTTTATTAATAGAGCCACTAACTCAGTTGTGATTTCTTATCACATAGAACATGGTAAAAGTTGTTAATCGGCGATTTATCGTAATATCTTTGATATTTAACATTAAGCTAAAGTCACAAAAATATAATTTAATCAAATGGTTACGGTTGTATTGTGATGAAGGTGATTGCATAGAAAGCTTATGTGGAAAAATGCCATTAATAGAATAATAATTGCTGTGTAGAAGGGCTTATTACCTATTTTCGTTTACATTTAGATATCGGTACAGAACTCAGAACGTCCGCTTGGACGTAATTAAGTGTTAAAGCGCTAAAGATCAATTACTGCAAACATTACAAGAACTTCTGGTATAGCTTCATATCAAGATAATGGTGTAAAACCAAACTCCTGTCCCGATTTTAAAATTAGATGTATGTCACCAATAGTGGCTTTGTTGTCTATCAAGGCAACGTTAGAGCTGCGTCTTATCAACACAATTGTTTTTTGTTTTTGCTGGCTACGGTCAGCCTATGAAGCTACTGTCTCCACATCAAGCTTGGCTTCAGCATATTACTGGTGCTGAAGTTTTTGTTATTCAGAGTGCTGAAAATTCAGAAAACTTTAAATTTGGCCTTGATTTTGTTTCACCTCTAATTACTGAAATTAAGCGACGAAATCCTGAAAAAGTACATTTTGTTGGTTTATCTATGGACGCTGTGCCTGCCCAAGCTTTAGCCCAAAGAGTAGAGGGGTCACACCTGCATTTAATCGCACCTATGACTAACTTTAGCCAATCGAGTAAAGCATTATGGGAGGACTTATACAGTAAGGTGTTTTACACTCAACTGATATCGATAGATACCATTGAGGAAGCCACTAAAATTATCTTTCGTGATTCTGAAATTTCCCCGGAAGATATTGATATTTTGTAAAAATTCAGCTGATAAAGTTCCCAAGCTATATATATACATCGACTAAAGACAGAGTAACACTTGCTTCTGATTAGACTGATATTGATAATAAGTATATTAAGATAAATAAATATGAAAATTAAACCATATTGAAATGGTGGCATTTTCCAGCCAGGATTTATTATCAGATTTTGTTTCCAACTTGTTAGGTAGAGAAGTCAATAAACGCGAAACAAAAACCCTTGGCATGATGTGTCAAAGTGATGATGAGGATTGTCTGAAGCAAATGAAATGCTATGAAACAGGTTGTGAAGCAGGTATTAAAAATTAATTTTTCCAATATATGGTTTTAATAACACATCTAAGGTCTGAGCGAGGAAGTTTGAAGTCATCCCAATTTGACTTCATGATTGGCGGTTTTGGTAGCTAAAGCTAGGCCTACGTTATTTGAACACGACAAAAAGACTAAGGAGCTATTAATTTTAAAGACCACTGTGTCGGATAAAGTGACTA includes the following:
- a CDS encoding LacI family DNA-binding transcriptional regulator, whose protein sequence is MTDKKVWTLKSVAKELRVSNATVSNAFNRPDQLSKNKRIDILESCKKLGYSGPNKAAQSLRKGQSNIVALVLPDSLEYMVTDPVASDFVKGVSSVLEKSKVNLLLFSGISDNINSVADFVDGFICYGSPRNPELIEQLRVTSKKVVTADFDIDRNASVGIDNEKAAYEIAKLAIKSTDDEVAILGLRLLESDLTCRVYELPTSSNALCSISHQRLNGYRQALKDSNVNLRSDRVWNLPKSNHHFALIAAREALTSTPRPDVLLCMSDIIALAAVKEIHAMGLKIPEDIRVVGFDGIDEALRSTPSITTVHQNSEEKGIKAAELFINRATNSVVISYHIEHGKSC
- the gtfA gene encoding sucrose phosphorylase, with product MKNNVQLITYIDRLTGSDTKTLNNILNDQLADLFSGIHLLPFYYPIDGSDAGFDPIDHTQVDSRLGNWNDIKALGEGHELMADLIVNHMSAKSKEFQSVLQYGKESPYWDLFLTKDKVFPGGLSKSDADKIYRPRPGSCFTNFALPNNESADFWTTFTDNQIDIDITSDKGKEYLIRILKTFSENNIKMIRLDAAGYALKKAGTSCFMLDETFEFIDELSKAANDLGIETLVEIHSYYQTQIEIAQRVDRVYDFALPPLVLHSIFTKDFSALTKWLNISPKNCITVLDTHDGIGIIDVGPMNGKPGLLSNDEIDNLVKTIHVNSAGESQKATGAAASNVDLYQVNCTYYDALGQSDFDYLVARAIQFFAPGTPQVYYAGLLAEKNAMELLSKSNVGRDINRPYLDSAGIEAALKKPFTKAMIELIQLRNNCTAFNGEFSIVSEKSTLKMSWKNKQQSIRLMVDLVENIAHIEINEDNSSRIISLNNLLNLS